In the genome of Kutzneria kofuensis, the window GCGGGCCCCGTCCCGACTGCTCATCTCACCCTCCTCAACTCGGATGATTTCCGTCAGGAAATCATAGGGTGGACGTGTTGTCCATTCGAACCGGCCTGACCAGGTGCAGGGATACCCGGTTCAGGCCGACTTGATTCACCGGGCGATGGCATACGCCTGCTGACCGCGCGGACTGGCCGCGGCCAGCACCAGGTCGTCGCCGGCACGGCCCGTGACACACACCTTGCCCAGCGTGTTCGGCTCGACCTCGACCACCTGGTGGCCGCGGCGGCGCAGCTCGGCCAGCACGGCCTCGTCCCGCCCGGCCTCGGTGACCAGCGCGAGCGGCCGGGCCTTGCGCGGGGTGAAGGACGAGGGCACGTGGTCGGTGTGGAAGGCGGTCGCCTCCACCGCCTGCTGCGGGCTCATGCCGAACTCGACGTGGTTGAGGAAGAAACCCAGCGTCCACTGGTCCTGCTGGTCGCCGCCGGGCGTGCCGAAGGCCAGGTACGGCTGGCCGTCACGCAGCGCGATGGTCGGGCTGAGGGTGGTGCGCGGGCGCTTGTCCGGGGCCAGCGTGTTGGGGTGGCCGTCGACCAGCCACGCCATCTGGCCGCGCGTGCCGAGCGGGAAGCCCAGGCCGGGCACCACGGGCGAGCTCTTGAGCCAGCCGCCGCTGGGCGTGGCGGCGACCATGTTGCCCTCGGCGTCGGTGGCCGTCACGCAGCAGGTGTCGCCGTTGGCGGCGGTCCGGCGCACCACGGCCGGCACGCCGTCGTCGAGCTGGGCCAACCAGGACGGCTCGTCCGGCGGCACGGTCACGTCGAGCACGGGCGGGATGAACGGCTCGCGGCCGTCCGGCGAGCCGGGGCGCAGTGTGCCGGAGGCCGACTCGCCGATCAGCGCCCGGCGCTCCTCGGCGTAGCCGCGGTCCAGCAGCGCCTTGAGCGGCACCTCGGCGTGGTTCGGGTCGCCGTACCAGGCCTCGCGGTCGGCGAACGCGAGCTTGGCGCACTCGACCACGGTGTGCAGGTGCTCGGCGCTGCCGGCGCCCATGGCGGCCAGGTCGTAGCCCTCCAGCAGGGCGAGCTGCTGCAGGAACACCGGGCCCTGCGACCACGGGCCGGGCTTGTGCACGGTCAGCCCCCGGTAGTCCAGCCACACCGAGTCCTCCACGGTCGGCTGCCAGCGGGCGAGGTCGGCGCCGGTGAGCAGGCCGCCGTTGCGGCGGCCGGTCGAGTCGACCATCTCGGCGGTGCCGGCGAACTGGTCGATGGCCTCGGCGACGAAGCCCTCGTAGAACGCGCGGTGCGCGGCGTCGATGCGGTGCTCGCGGGTGCCGCCCGCGGCCTGCGACTCGGCCAGCAGCCGACGGAAGGTGGCGGCCAGGGCGGGGTTGCGCAGCCGCTGGCCGGGCGCGGGCACCGCGCCGTTGATCAGATAGGTGCGGCCGGACTCGGCCCACTCGTCGCGGAACAGCTCGGCCAGCGAGCCGATCATCTCGGCGGCCTTGGGCAGCACCGGGTAGCCGTGCTCGGCGTAGTGCACGGCCGGCGCGAGCACGTCGGCCAGCGCCAGCCGGCCGTAGTCGCGCAGCAGCCGCAGCCACGCGCCGAACGCGCCCGGAACGCACGCCGACAGCAGGCCGGAGCCGGGCACCACGTCCAGCCCGCGGGAGCGGAACTCGGCCGGGGTGGCGCGCAGCGGCATCGGCCCCTGCCCGCACACCACCTCGACGCTCTCCGAGCCGGCGCGGTGCACCATGATCGGGACGTCGCCGGCGGGGCCGTTGAGGTGGGGCTCGACGACCTGGATGACGAACGCGGCGGCGGTGGCCGCGTCGAAGGCGTTGCCGCCGAGGTCGAACATGGCCATCCCGGCCGCCGAGGCCAGCCAGTGGGTGGCGGACACCGCGGCCTGGGTGCCGCGGAGCTCGGGTCGTGTCAACACGGTGCTTCCCTTCTGTGCGCTAGAGGCGGGCCGGTTCGGGGACGGTCAGGTGGCCGCTGGCGGCCGGCAGCACGGCGCCGGTGACCGTCGCGGAGACGACGCGGCCGTCGGCGACGTGCACCTGTCCGTGCAGAGTGGACGGTCGCCGCAGCTCGATGCCCTGGCGCACACGGTATTCGTGGCAGCCGGTGTCGGCGGGCAGCAGGCCGTTGTCCACCAGCCACGCGCCGAGCGCGAGCGCCGCGGAGGCGCAGGCGGGGTCCTCGGGCATGCCGTAGCCGGGGGCGAACATGCGGGCGTGGGCGGTGCGTTCTTCGGGATGCCACGCGAACACGAACAGGTCCTTCTCCGTGCGCCACACGGGGTGTTCGGGGCGCAGCGCGGCCACTGCGAGGGCGTCCGGGTCGATGGGCATCAGGTGGAAGGCCGGGCCGAAGCCGGCGGTGGCGGCGAGCCCGTGCGGCGGCACCGAGCACGCTTCGGCCAGCGACGTGGCGTCGAACCTGGTCGTGTCCAACGGCCGGCTGGCGGTGAGGGTGGCGTGCTCGGCGTCGGCGTCGACGGGCAGCACGCGTTCCCCGCACTCCTGCACGAGCCGACCGGGGGCCAGCCGCCCCAGGCGCACGAGAGTGCAGGCGGTGCCGACCGCGGAGTGGCCGCCGAACGGTGATTCGCCTTGGGGCGTGAAGATTCGCACGCGGTGCGTGGCCTCCGGCAGGGTCGGCGGCAGCACGAACGCCGTCTCCGAGGTGCCGAGCTCCCGGGCGATCGCGGCCATGGTCTCGTCGTCGAGGTGTTCGGCGTCGGGCACGACGGCGAGCGCGCAGCCGGTCAGCGGGCCGTCGGCGAACATGTCGACCAGGTGGTAGGCGATCATGCGTGTGCTCCCGTCAGGTCGCAGGCGATGTCGGCCAACACGCTTTCGTCGCCCGCATAAGGGAAGTCGGCGCGCGGCCAGTGCACGACGAGGTCGGTGACGCCTACCTCGGCGAACCGGCCGGCGGCGTCGCGCCAGGACTCGACCGACGCCAGCACGCCGCCGACCGCGGCGCCGGTGAGCAGCAGCCGTCGTAGCGTCGCCGGATCGCGGCCGACCGCCACGCACGCGTCCTCGGCGGCGCGCACCTGGGCGGCGATCTCGGGCAGCACCTGCTCGTACGGGTGGGCGTCGAAGGTGGCCGGCGGGCCCGCGGTGATCCAGGTCTGGGCGTACTTCGCGGCCAGGCGCATGCCGCGTGGCCCGGTGGCGGCGATGGCGAACGGGGTGCGTGGCGTCTGCACGCAGCCGGGGCTCATCCACACCTCGTCGGCGCTGTAGTGCTCCCCCAGGTACGACGTCACGTGCTGGCGCAGCAACAGGTCCGTCAGTGCGACGAACTCCGCGAAGCGGTCGGCCCGCTCCCGGGACGTGCGCACGGTGCTGTCGACCACGAGGTCGTCCACCGCGCCGGCGCCGGCCCCCAGCCCGCACACGAACCGGCCGCCGCTGATGTCGTCCAGCGTCATGACGTCCTTGGCGAACGGCACCGGGTGGCGGTAGGTGGGGGTGGCCACCATCGTGCCCAGCTTGATGCGCTCGGTCGCGGCGGCGGCCGCGGTCAGCGTCGGCACGGTGCCGAACCACGGCTTGTCCCGCAGCCACCGCCACATCAGCTGGTCGTAGGTCCAGGCGTGGTCGAATCCGTACTGCTCGGCGCGGACCCATCGGCGCCGCGCGTCCTGCCAGCGGTGCTCGGGCAGGATCAGCACTCCGTGTCGCACAGTCGGCTCCCCAGGCTCTCGGTCAGGCGGCGCCGGTGACCAGC includes:
- a CDS encoding PhzF family phenazine biosynthesis protein, which codes for MIAYHLVDMFADGPLTGCALAVVPDAEHLDDETMAAIARELGTSETAFVLPPTLPEATHRVRIFTPQGESPFGGHSAVGTACTLVRLGRLAPGRLVQECGERVLPVDADAEHATLTASRPLDTTRFDATSLAEACSVPPHGLAATAGFGPAFHLMPIDPDALAVAALRPEHPVWRTEKDLFVFAWHPEERTAHARMFAPGYGMPEDPACASAALALGAWLVDNGLLPADTGCHEYRVRQGIELRRPSTLHGQVHVADGRVVSATVTGAVLPAASGHLTVPEPARL
- a CDS encoding gamma-glutamyltransferase family protein — protein: MLTRPELRGTQAAVSATHWLASAAGMAMFDLGGNAFDAATAAAFVIQVVEPHLNGPAGDVPIMVHRAGSESVEVVCGQGPMPLRATPAEFRSRGLDVVPGSGLLSACVPGAFGAWLRLLRDYGRLALADVLAPAVHYAEHGYPVLPKAAEMIGSLAELFRDEWAESGRTYLINGAVPAPGQRLRNPALAATFRRLLAESQAAGGTREHRIDAAHRAFYEGFVAEAIDQFAGTAEMVDSTGRRNGGLLTGADLARWQPTVEDSVWLDYRGLTVHKPGPWSQGPVFLQQLALLEGYDLAAMGAGSAEHLHTVVECAKLAFADREAWYGDPNHAEVPLKALLDRGYAEERRALIGESASGTLRPGSPDGREPFIPPVLDVTVPPDEPSWLAQLDDGVPAVVRRTAANGDTCCVTATDAEGNMVAATPSGGWLKSSPVVPGLGFPLGTRGQMAWLVDGHPNTLAPDKRPRTTLSPTIALRDGQPYLAFGTPGGDQQDQWTLGFFLNHVEFGMSPQQAVEATAFHTDHVPSSFTPRKARPLALVTEAGRDEAVLAELRRRGHQVVEVEPNTLGKVCVTGRAGDDLVLAAASPRGQQAYAIAR
- a CDS encoding LLM class flavin-dependent oxidoreductase: MRHGVLILPEHRWQDARRRWVRAEQYGFDHAWTYDQLMWRWLRDKPWFGTVPTLTAAAAATERIKLGTMVATPTYRHPVPFAKDVMTLDDISGGRFVCGLGAGAGAVDDLVVDSTVRTSRERADRFAEFVALTDLLLRQHVTSYLGEHYSADEVWMSPGCVQTPRTPFAIAATGPRGMRLAAKYAQTWITAGPPATFDAHPYEQVLPEIAAQVRAAEDACVAVGRDPATLRRLLLTGAAVGGVLASVESWRDAAGRFAEVGVTDLVVHWPRADFPYAGDESVLADIACDLTGAHA